The nucleotide sequence GTCGTCTCGTCCGGGATGGAGTATCGCCGTCTGGGGGCGAAGAACCTGGATCGCTTCGAATACACGAGCGTCTACTATGCGGCGACGATCAATGAGGCGCGCGAATGCGGAACCGATCCGGTCGTCGTGGTGGGCGGCGGCAACTCGGCCGGGCAGGCGGCCGTCTTCCTCGCTCGAAGCGCCTCTCGCGTCCACCTCGTCGTGCGCGGAGCGGACCTCCGCCACGACATGTCACGGTACCTGGTCGTCCAGGTCGAGGATCACCCGAGGATCACCGTGCACCTGCAATCCGAAGTCGTGGAAGCCGCCGGAGGGAACCGTCTCGAAGCCGTCACCGTGGAGAACAGGCGGTCCGGCGCACGCGAAGAACTGGCCACGGCGCACCTGTTCGTCTTCATCGGGGCGATCCCCGCCACCGCGTGGCTCGGTCCCGACATCGACCGCGATGAGCGCGGGTTCCTCCTCACCGGAGCGCGGTCGGGTGCCATCGATTCCCGGACTCAGCGCTTCGAGACCTCGGTGTCGGGCGTCTTCGCCGTGGGCGACGTGCGCAGCGGCTCGGTCAAGCGGATGTCCGCGGCGGTCGGCGAAGGCGCGAGCGTCGTGAAGATGGTGCACGACTACCTCGCAACGGGAGGCTCGCGGCACTGATGCTGCCGAGGTTCCAGGGGCCGCCGGGACGCACGTCCGTCGCTCAGTGGGAGCGCGTCAACGCCCTCGCGCTCCGCAGGAAGGACGCCTCGAGCTCCTCGGCCGGGTCGAGGTAGCCGGCGACCATCGCGCCGTCACGGATGAGCATGAGATCGTCGGCGACGCCGCGCGGATCCGCGAGCCCGAGGGGCTCGACGATCTCGCGGAACGTGTTTTTGCACCACGCGCGGTGAGCGTCGACCGTCTGGCGGACGGAGCTCTCCGGGTCGGGGTACTCGGCAGCGGCGTTGATGAAGGGACAGCCGCGGAAGCCCTGCAGGCAGGAGAACTCCCCGAGCTGGGCGGCGATGAGCTGGAACACCCGGTCGGGGTCCCCGTCCGCAGCGGCGATCGCCCCCAGGATCCCGTCGCGCTCCTGCTGCGCACGGAGCTCGAGGTGTGCGACGACCAGGTCGTCCTTGCTCTTGAAGTGGCGGTAGAAGGTCACCTTGGTGGTGCCGGCGCGTTCGATCACCTTGTCCACGCTGACCGCGCGCAGGCCTTCGGCGTAGAACAGCTCCGTCGCGGCGCCGACCAACAGCTCGCGCATCGACGTCTTCACGTTCTCGATCATAGGTGGCTCTTTTCCGGGTCGCTTGCGAACACCGCTCGTTTGTGACTAGGGTGACGCATGTAGAGTTACTAGTCATTCTACATCGACTTACGAGAGAACGGAACGGCATGACAACCACCACATCCGAGGCGCGTCCAGCGGCCATCGCCTCGTCCCTGCGCACCCTCTACTTCGTCCGATTCGGCTTCGCGATCGTCTGGGCCATCATCGTCGGCGTGACGGCGGCGACCATCACGCCGCTGAGCGCCACGCTCCTCGTGCTCTACCCGGTGTTCGACGCTGTTGCCGCGGTCATCGATCACCGCGCCTCGCGGGGGACCCGATCGGCTGCCCTCCTGTACGTGAACATGGGGTTGAGCCTCCTCGCGGCCATCGGTCTGGCCTTCGCAGTGACGTCCGGCCGTGCCGCCGTGCTGCTGGTCTGGGGTCTGTGGGCGATCACGGCCGGCGTGGTGCAGCTCATCGTCGGGATCTCGCGGCGCTCTCTCGGAGGTCAGTGGCCGATGATCCTCAGTGGCGGCATCTCGGTGCTGGCAGGGGCGGCCTTCGCGCTGCAGTCCTCCGGAGCTTCGGCCTCCCTGGTGGGCCTAGCCGGCTACGCGACGCTGGGCGGCGCCTTCTTCCTGGTGTCGGCCATCCGCCTCAGCCGGACCGCCAAGGCGAACGACCGATGAGCGGGGCGGAGTACGACGTCATCGTCATCGGCGCCGGCCCGGTGGGGGAGAACGTCGCCGACCGCGCGGTGCAGGGCGGTCTCTCCGTCGTGATCGTGGAGGCGGAGCTGGTCGGCGGCGAGTGCTCGTACTGGGCCTGCATGCCGACGAAGGCCCTGCTGCGCGACGCGGCCGCCCTCCGCGCGGCCCGGAGCCTACCGGGCGCCGCGTCGGCGATCACGGGGGAGCTCGACACGGCCGCGGTACTCCAGCGCCGGGATCGGTTCGCGTCGCACTGGCACGACGATGGTCAGGTCGAGTGGCTCGAGGGTGCCGGCATCGCGCTCGTGCGCGGCCACGGGCGCCTCCTTGGTCCGCGCACCGTCGAGGTGACCGCGTCCGACGGGAGCGCCACGGTTCTGGTGGCGAAGCACGCAGTGGTCGTCGCGACGGGCACCAGCGCAGCCCTTCCGCCCATCCCCGGACTCGCCGAGTCGAAGCCCTGGACGAGCCGGGAGGCCGTCTCGGCCGAGCGCCTCCCCGAGCGCCTCGCGATCATCGGCGCAGGCGTGGTCGGTAGCGAGATGGCCACGGCCCATAGTTCGCTCGGCACGGCGGTGACGCTGATCGCCCGCGACGGCCTCCTTCCCCGTGTCGAGCCGTTCGCCCGCGACCAGGTGGCAGCCTCCTTTTCGGCCGACGGCGTGCGGCTCCTCCTCGGGGCGGAGCCGACGGAGGTCACCCGGGAGACCGACGGAACGATCCGCATCCGCTTGAGTGACGGTGAGACGGTACGAGCCGACGAGGTGCTGGTCGCCACCGGCCGCCGGCCCAATACCAGCGACATCGGCCTGGAGACCGTCGGGCTCGAACCCGGGAGCTGGCTCTCCGTCGACGAGACGCTCCGCGTGGTTGACGGCGACGGCATCCCCATCGCGAACGGAGGGTTGTACGCCACCGGCGACGTCAATGGTCGCGCCCTCCTGACCCACCAGGGCAAGTACCAGGCCCGTGCCACCGGTGACGTGATCGTCGCCCGCGCACTCGGCGCCGAGGTCGACGACGCTCCGTG is from Leifsonia sp. 466MF and encodes:
- a CDS encoding TetR/AcrR family transcriptional regulator, giving the protein MIENVKTSMRELLVGAATELFYAEGLRAVSVDKVIERAGTTKVTFYRHFKSKDDLVVAHLELRAQQERDGILGAIAAADGDPDRVFQLIAAQLGEFSCLQGFRGCPFINAAAEYPDPESSVRQTVDAHRAWCKNTFREIVEPLGLADPRGVADDLMLIRDGAMVAGYLDPAEELEASFLRSARALTRSH
- a CDS encoding dihydrolipoyl dehydrogenase family protein, whose product is MSGAEYDVIVIGAGPVGENVADRAVQGGLSVVIVEAELVGGECSYWACMPTKALLRDAAALRAARSLPGAASAITGELDTAAVLQRRDRFASHWHDDGQVEWLEGAGIALVRGHGRLLGPRTVEVTASDGSATVLVAKHAVVVATGTSAALPPIPGLAESKPWTSREAVSAERLPERLAIIGAGVVGSEMATAHSSLGTAVTLIARDGLLPRVEPFARDQVAASFSADGVRLLLGAEPTEVTRETDGTIRIRLSDGETVRADEVLVATGRRPNTSDIGLETVGLEPGSWLSVDETLRVVDGDGIPIANGGLYATGDVNGRALLTHQGKYQARATGDVIVARALGAEVDDAPWGRHAATADRHAVPQVVFTHPEIASVGHTLASATAAGLRVRPVEYDLGAVAGAALHADGYTGRASMLIDEDSGTIVGFTAVGPDTAELLHAATIAIAAAVPIERLWHAVPAYPTMSELWLRLLETAGSDTRNRTHRSTEQLVTSDR